Part of the Leptolyngbya sp. BL0902 genome, GGATCAGCACCATGCTGAGGGCAGAGCCAAATCCCCAGGCACGGGTGGGGCCGAGGAATTGGTTGTAGATCAGGCGGCTGATGTTCATGGAAGACGCGCCACCGAGCAGGGTGGGAACGACAAAATCCCCCAGGGCGGCGATGAACACCAGCAGGCACCCCGCCGCAATGCCGGGGAGGGTTTGGGGGACGGTGATTTTCCAAAATCGCTGCGGGGGATTGGCTCCGAGGTCGGCAGCAGCTTCCAGCAGGCGGGTATCTAGCTTTTCGAGGGCGGCGTAGAGGATGAGCACCATGTAGGGCAGAAGGCTGTAGGTAAGGCCAATCAGCACGGCGGTGGGCGTATTCAGCCAGTTTTGGCTGGGCAAACCAAAGACACCGAAGAGGGTATTCAGTACGCCGCTGGGGCGGAGGATAGTAATCCAGGCGTAGGCCCGCAGCAGGGAAGACGTCCACAGGGGCAAGACAAAGGCCACCACCAGCAGATTACGCCAGGGTTTGGGCGACATCAGCGCCAGCCAGTAGGCCACCGGAAAGCCTAGCCCCAGGCACAGCAGAGTTGTCCCCAGGGCAAAGGCGAGGGATCGGCCCATCACCCGCAGGTAAACGGGCTCCAAAATTTGGAGATAGTTGCCCAGGCCATAGCCCCCGGCGGGTTGGCCCAGCCGCAGACCGGGCACCAGGCTAATTTCGAGGATCAGAAGGGTAGGAATCACCAACAGCAGCAGCAACCACAGCCCCGCTGGCCCCAGCATGGCCACTGGCCCCAGCCAACGCCGAGGCGAGAGAGCTTGGGCAAGGCGCGATCCCCAGTCCGGGGAGATCGGTGACGGCAGGGGGGATTCGGCCATGGCGTTCTAGCTTCCTTGAGCGTGTCGATCAGCGGTAGGGTGGGCACCGCCCACTTCTGAGCGTTAGGGATGAGCGATAGCGCGGACATCACCCGCCCTCTAGGATCAGGCTTACGACCTAGGCGCTGGTAATCTCTGTCCAAAAGCGGTCGAAGAGATCGTTGCTGGCGGTGTCGATGGATTGGATGCCTTCGCTGCGGTCTAGCACCTCATCGGGGGGATAGAGGTGATCGTTATTGCGAATTTCGTCGGGCAGCAGGTCAAAGGCGGCTTGGTTGGCGGTGGCAAACAGCAGTCGCTCCACAGCGGCCTTGGCCACCTCTGGCTCTAGCAAAAAGTTGATCCACTGGTAGGCGGCGTCCACGTTGGGCGCAGAGGTGGGAATGACGAGGGTGTCTGTCCACAGGGAGGTGCCGCTAGCGGGGATGACATAGTCCAGCCGCTCGTCTTCTAGGGTGAGGGCAATGGCATCGCTGGAGTAGGCCATGGCGATGGACAGATCCCCCGCCAAAATTTCGTTCTCAAAGCCCGTGGTTTTGAAGGCGGCAATGTGGGGCTGAAGCTCGCGCAGTTTGCCATAGGCCGCCTCAATCTGGGCTGGATCGGTGGTGTTGTAGGAATAGCCCAACACCTTCAACGCCACCCCCAGGGTTTCGCGCATATCGTCGAGCAGGGTGATGCGGCGGGAGAGGGCATCTTGGTTATCCCACAGAAAGACCCAGTCGGTGGGGGATCCGGGGGTGAAGTCGCGGTTGTAGAGCAGCCCGGTGGTGCCCCAGTTGAAGGGAATGCTGTGGGCGTTACCGGGGTCGTAGGCGGGGTTTTGCCACTGCCTTTTGAGGTTTTCGAGGCCCACCAGCCGAGAATGATCGATGGCCGATAGCAATCCCGCCCCCACCATTTCCGACACCATATAGTCGGAGGGGTAGAGCAGGCTATAGGCGGCACCACCCCCGGCCTGCATTCTAGTCAGCATGACTTCGTTGGAGTCAAAAATATCCACCACCACCCGAATTCCGGTGCGTTCGGTGAAGGCGGCCATGAGCCCGTCGTCCACATAGTTAGCCCAGGTATAGATGTGGAGGGTATTGGGATCGCTCCCTCCCGTCGCCGGGGGGCGCGTCAGGTTTTGCCGACAGTTGGCCATGGATATCCCGGCCACCACTGCCGCTGATCGCTGTAGAAATCGACGACGGCTCCAGTGCACTCTAGGGCGACGGGCGGGTGGTGGCGTTGGGGGCACAGATGTCTCCTTCGGGGTAGCAGAGAGGTGGCGGTGAAGCTTCTGAGTTGGGAGGATTCCACCCTGATGTTAACCGTTGGTTAACGGTCTAGGGACGATCCACTGGCGCGATCCTCCAGCACATCGGGCAGGGTGGATTCAGCGGAGAGCAGTCGGGCATCCTCGGCGGCCCAGTAGGCGTAGATCGGGGTATCGAGGTCGGGGAGGGTTTGGCCTCGGTTGGCCAGCAAGACCGTCAGGGTTTCCCCAGAGGACAGCCGCACACCACAGTGGACGTGGGTGCCCAGGTACATGACATGGCTAATCTGGCCGTGGTAGCAATTGTCGGCGGTGGGAAAATCGGCGCTGAGGCGAATCTTTTCAGGCCGCACGCTAACCA contains:
- a CDS encoding ABC transporter permease is translated as MAESPLPSPISPDWGSRLAQALSPRRWLGPVAMLGPAGLWLLLLLVIPTLLILEISLVPGLRLGQPAGGYGLGNYLQILEPVYLRVMGRSLAFALGTTLLCLGLGFPVAYWLALMSPKPWRNLLVVAFVLPLWTSSLLRAYAWITILRPSGVLNTLFGVFGLPSQNWLNTPTAVLIGLTYSLLPYMVLILYAALEKLDTRLLEAAADLGANPPQRFWKITVPQTLPGIAAGCLLVFIAALGDFVVPTLLGGASSMNISRLIYNQFLGPTRAWGFGSALSMVLILAVSLAIALLLKYGDRSTVTETSQ
- a CDS encoding spermidine/putrescine ABC transporter substrate-binding protein — its product is MPPTPPPARRPRVHWSRRRFLQRSAAVVAGISMANCRQNLTRPPATGGSDPNTLHIYTWANYVDDGLMAAFTERTGIRVVVDIFDSNEVMLTRMQAGGGAAYSLLYPSDYMVSEMVGAGLLSAIDHSRLVGLENLKRQWQNPAYDPGNAHSIPFNWGTTGLLYNRDFTPGSPTDWVFLWDNQDALSRRITLLDDMRETLGVALKVLGYSYNTTDPAQIEAAYGKLRELQPHIAAFKTTGFENEILAGDLSIAMAYSSDAIALTLEDERLDYVIPASGTSLWTDTLVIPTSAPNVDAAYQWINFLLEPEVAKAAVERLLFATANQAAFDLLPDEIRNNDHLYPPDEVLDRSEGIQSIDTASNDLFDRFWTEITSA